A window from Candidatus Wallbacteria bacterium encodes these proteins:
- a CDS encoding Flp family type IVb pilin, translated as MTRFFREESGQGMVEYGLILGLIAIVAIAALTATGSSIGDIFDTIKTKLSTANTSVS; from the coding sequence ATGACAAGATTTTTCAGAGAGGAATCTGGACAGGGAATGGTCGAATACGGACTGATCCTCGGCCTGATCGCCATCGTGGCCATCGCAGCTCTGACCGCTACCGGCTCATCGATCGGTGACATTTTCGACACGATTAAAACCAAACTGAGCACTGCCAACACATCTGTCAGCTAA